ATGTCTAAGTCCCCTTTCTTCTGTATCAATCACTGTGGAGGAGCACACACAGCAGCCGTGACACGGCAAGACGGTATTAAACATTCGGGCCAAAACAAGAGCAGCTTACTCGACTGTTCACTACAAGAGCTCGATCCTCCTGAAGTCTGCCCAGTCCATTCATTGGCATGGCAAGAAAACTAGTGTTTTGCATTATGAGCATAAATGCACATTATATACACTCTGACACGAAGGCCCGTCTCTGTACTTAATAAGGCACTGAAGTTGGAGAGGCTGTGGGAATACTGGTGTGGATATACTGAGCTTGTATGCAGAGTTTTAAATAGTGTCCACGGGCTTACACCACAAGCACAGCTTCAACTAATTATAAACAGCCCGTACAAACACAAGCTACTGATATTTATGGTAGACGTGATGACGCATTTCAAGACAAGGTATTATATGAAGATAGTATCAGTACTTGTTATTTTAACTGGGATTTGGTGAATGGATTATCACGGAGAAGCAAAGGGGCAGACGTATGTGTGACTCTTAAATCCAGCACTGACTCGTGCTCAGTGTTCTTTGTGCCATCTCAGTGACTCAGAGTCAGGTGCTGCAGAACATGTAACAATAAACCGTCTTTACATCCCAGGGGAACAGATGTCTTTGTCTCACAGTATTTTCATGTCTTGCATTTACAGAAATAAACCTGACATGAGTGACCTGACATCTTGAGCTTCTTTTGACAAGTGGTCTGTGCcagatttgttttgttctttgctcAGAGTTTTGTCGAGTTTTTGTTCTGGCAATGACCATTATTTGTCCTGCGAATGACCCGTGACTGAGTGACCGCTCGCGATTCCAAGCCGAGGGTCACGGGAGGCGCTTCACTTTTACGTTGGTGGACTGTTTGATGTCCCGTTAGTTCCCCTGCAAACATTCATGGACATCGGTTGACAATTCCTTTCTGAAATGAGTCGAACTCTTCCTGGAGTCCTGAACAGCTGCGTGCTGAGGAGTTGATGGCAGGGCTACTTCGGTGGTTCCTGGTAGTtcaaaaaaaggcagagaaagtACAACGAGGTTTTCGGATGCCTCAGTCTGCGTGGTGGAATTGTTGGTGGATATCCATCAGGAATAAATCGTTTCCACATTGGTTCATATTTTCTGTTTGCATTGGAAGCCGAGAATTCAGCTGTGAAtcacagaagagaaagaaagattgaAACTTAATACAGTCATTTTTTTTCAGATAAAATAGTCACATgccagacaaacaaaaaacacactgacagagGGATCACATGCACAGCCGAAAGAAAGGGCCCTCTTGCTATAAAGCCACACTACCCACAAACCCGCTCTTCTTCATTTATTCCTCAGCGGCCGTTTTGACATTTCATTCCAGGGTGAATTAAGGTGTAAATAATTAAGGTGTAAAGATTAATGGAGGCGCTGCTCCGCTCAGATAAGCCAGGGCCCTTGTATTCGGCGTGAAGGCTCACTGTAATAGCTGTGAATAGAACAGGACCCTCATTACCTCAGTCCATCACGGCTGTGTTTACCTCTTACAACGTGTCAAAACGTCTGCGGTTACATTTGCCTTTTCAgtcacaaagacacattacGCGTGCTTTTACCTTCCAAACCAAGGGCacgcgggggggagggaggggctcaCTGTTTCCTCCGGACCACCTGTTTCAGGTGGAGCTCACTCTCTGCTGCCACGATAGGCAGCTCGTTCTTCAGGTGGTATGCGATGAGGTGGCTTATGCTCTCGAACAACATGTCTTTGGTTCGGACCTGCAGGGAGGACAGCGAGAGGCTGAGAAAGAAGTTGCCGCGTCTGCTACAGAacctttgtgttttcttctcgCTGCCCGACTCACCACTCCCTCGGggtccaccagcagcaggtgTTTGGGCAGCCCGCAGTGCATGCCGGTTAGCACATACTGCCCCGGGTTGGTGGTGCTCTCCCGGACCAGGAAGTCTCCGTCTCGGACCAGGAGCTTCTCGGCGTCCCGCCTGCTCATGCGGCTGTGGTACCACGTCTCCCTTCGGAGCTGATCCTCGTTCGGGGCCACGGGGGCCCGCCGGCGCGGAGGGCTGGGCCACTGGTCCTCCAGGACGCGGACACCTGCCCCCGCAGCAGGTCCGCCGCAGGCCTCGTGGAGCTTTAGGGCGTCCTCGAAGGGCCCTAGAGAGACGGGGGAGTGTCAAAGAGTCTAATGTGGTCTCTTTCCGCTGTTTTCACAAAAAGAGTCAGAATGTGTCCCTGAACAATGAGGACTTACTCATGTCAAAGAGGTCCTTTTTTGGACTTTCAGGGGCCCGAGACCCTCTGTGTCCGTTGGGGCCCTGCGCCAGTACATCCAGGTTTTCCAGACTTTGGGTGTTGACGTACTGATGTTCCTCGTAGTCTCTGCTGCCTGGCGGCTGGCCGTCAGCACACAGGTAACCGTCCGATGTCAGACCTGAGAAACACAGGTGCTCTCTATTCAAATATTGAGCTTTGTCAGGTACCACATTGGATGGATATATTATTTCCACAAATTATAGAGGTATAAAACCAATTTACACTGATACTGAAATTACAAATGTTTACTGCTGTGATTAATGCATTTTTCTATACAGAATTTGTCCTTTGCAGATTGTTATCATGGGACTATTGACAATTACTATTTAGTTATTGTGTAAGTGCTTTGATACTTTGAACTGCGTTAACAAATAAGTGGTATTAAATTTAACTTGGTTATGTGATTTCCAACCTCATTTGTAATGCACTGCTATTGTacttttaattaaatcatttcaattGCAAGatttaaacaacacattttaaaaaacattcaaagatGTTGTCTGACGAGGAGGCATCGAACCTCCCTGATTAACGATCTGTGACCGTGGTGATGTGAAAGGTCCAAACACTGAGCAACTCTCCTTCAGGGCACAAAGTGCAGTGACGGCTGCATGTGTACCGTAACTGGTCAcgaaatgtcaaatatttccagAAGAGATAACGCCCGACAATTTCATCACAAACGTATTTTTCCACTGTCACACCCCCGTCCGCCGCCACAGGGGGTCTCACCTGAGCTGCCCGTGGTCTCAGTGTCCCAGTGGAGTTCGTAGCACAGCTGACCGGGGGGGTAAGATGcctgctccctcctccccggGGAGCCcgtctgccaacacacacacacacacacacacacacacacaacatcttcAATACATCTGTAGCCGTACACCTGAGCGGACAACCCGTGTCCCGCACGTAATGCAGTTTTGAAGCACTCCGTCTGAAACATTAGCTACTGCCTGTCACCGGTGTTTGTACAAGcggcacagagacagacagagagagagaggcgggttTCCTCTTTGGCCGGAGCCAAAGCTTTTTCTATATTCACGTCTTTGCCAATTATGGCGCAGGCCCCATCGGGAAGGCCGTTGTGGAGCGTATGTTTCTACAACTGTTCCATTCCGGGTAAACAAGAGCCAAGAAAACACATCAGGTCAAAGAGCCTGGCTGTCCCCGTCTGGTGAAGGTTGGTCCTTGACGAGGACCAGATGGAGCTTTTCATTACATCTGATGACATTAGACGGTGAGGGTCACACCCAGAGGCCGCCTGCGCCTGCGCCTTCACCTGCGCTGCCGTCTTGCTCTGTGGTTGCGTGTGGATGTGACCCAGCAGGGCTCCGGTCGGCCTGAGCCTGGAGTCCACCAACCCCCCGACGGGGGGCTCCTTCCCCGGGATGCTGTTGTAGTAATCGTGTTGAGAGAAGTCCTCGTCCTCCGCCCACATCGCCTCCTCCGTCCTGGCACACCTGGAAGTGTGACAagtggatttttgtttttaacacacaGCCAATAACGCAACTTCAAAAATAAACCCCTCGGGTTAAAAAAACAGGGGGTTCGACACCGACTAGGAGTCGCCCAAACTTCACCCGAGGCCTTAAAAGATTTATGCTGTTTCTGCTTTAGATTTGTGCACATATTAAAGTTTTTGTCTTGTATCAATTTGTCTCGAATCCCTGTTCACATTAACTTTAATAAATGTATACAACGGGCCAATTCCACGTGTACTATTTGGGTGAATTGTTTAGTCCGTTCCAACAGGGGAGAGAATCTGTGCGGATCAATATAACGGGATGGACACAGAAGAACAAGCTATCCTGTCTGCTTGtagtgaattaaaaacaaacgcGAGAGTTGTACAGCAGATCCGGTGTTTGTGGAACGTGTGACTAAGGACACATTTATGTCAAAGTAAGTGTGATTGATTGTGCTAAACCTCCTCTTTCACTTCCTGTGGGTGTCAATCTTCCTtaaataaaattatatttttcttattGACATTGTAAAGCTTTAACGCATACGATAGTTACATCGTGGATTTTAGTATTGATTCTTACTGTAACAGacgtgggttttttttgcccCCCTGGTCCTTGTTATTTTACAAGTCAATGATTTACAGTCGAGAGTTTACTCTTCCTGCAGAGTTGGAGGACAGTGACAAAAACAGCTTTCGTCATTTTTTATCTTTCGAGTCACGTGCGGCGTGTTACCTCTCCGCGGACGCCATGGTTTTGGGAGGACTGTGCAGGTACTGTTTGAACTGCAGCTCGAAGGCCTGGCCGATGGTGCTGATGACTCCTTGAGCCAACCCATCCGAGCACTCCAGGATGTGAcacgctgaaggaaaacaacgTAAGATCCCAGCTCAGCATTAatgtcatttcatttattttttaaatatcttcaaTGTAACTATTAACTATACCATTCAATTCAATTGTAGCCTCCTAAGTACACAATACACAGTGAACTGAGCGATCCATGTTACAATCATTCTTGTATAATGTGCTTATGAAACGAAGGCTTTTCAGGACATACCTCTCTGATTCACTGGATCTTTGGCCACGTACGCAACATAATCAGGCGTGTCCTGCGAAAGAAAGGCGGACAAATCTAATTAGACCAGATAAAATAGACATATATAACTAAATTAAAGCCCTCATTGATTCTTCGGGTCATGAGATTGGAAACCGGTAAAATGGAATTCAGTCAGATGTGTGCAGTCTGCCAAAATACAACAACCACTACAAGAGCTGGGAACAAAACGCTGCACTCACTGTGTCTCCTCCAGAGGCGAATGAGATGGACTGCATGGGGTGGTGCGCTATCACCTGATGGAGACGAGCAGAGAAGACGGAGGCCCGTTGATCAACGTGGATACAGACCAGACGGACGGGCAGGAAGATAGACAGGAGATTTTTTCATTTAAGTGTTAAAATGAAGATTCTACGGGCCAATTATTTTCACCACAAAGGAATTGCTTCTGAACCAATACTCTACAACTAACGCAGCAAATATGACACGTAGTTTTGAACTGATGATCAAGGTTGTTGGATCAGTAACTGACAAGCATCCTTACTGAAGTTGAAGGACTGAATAAATTCATGACATCTGAACAGCAGAAGACAATACCATTTAATTAAGGCTTGTTTAATTAAGACAGAAAACTACTATTTTTCATGCACAGATTTAGCTTCCATAACACAAAAACTTTCAGACTAGTGGAAAGAATCACAAATGAATGCATATAATCAACCAGGACAGTTTCATGATGATATCTATcagttatatttattttatttcctttgggTAACTGTATGAGTCCAGCCTGAGTACGGATGAGTTCCGGTGGTTTTAGCATCATACCTGTCGCGTGGTCGGGATAAGCAGACTGAGGCCGTCTATGGAAATATTGACTGCAATACTCATGCCAGCAAATCGCAGGTTACTCTTCCCCATCACGGACTGGAGAGCTTTGTTTTGGGCCTGCGTGAcgagtttaaacaaaaaagagaatagATAGGACTTATAATCACAATTTAAAAACTGTACTCTTGTTCACAAAACAGAAACGTCTTGCTGTATTTACTACATTTGGTGTGAGACGAAATACTTTACGTATTACGTAGTATCGGGTCAattcaaatataatataaatcacttttatttatttaattcagtaTTTAGTAACAGTACTGTAATGACACATGCAAAGTGAGCGTTGACCTTCTTCCTCCACGCCCCCTTTCCGCCTGGCACAATGTCACACAGCCGGTTGATGGCTTCCCTAGGTAATGaaaggaggtcaaaggtcagccaaTAGCAGGACACACTGGCCACTGATCTCA
This Gasterosteus aculeatus chromosome 8, fGasAcu3.hap1.1, whole genome shotgun sequence DNA region includes the following protein-coding sequences:
- the shc2 gene encoding SHC-transforming protein 2 isoform X1, giving the protein MLLKPKYGRFRNESVTSSSSSDDLMQSLAMSGKVVATPVVSSSVTSLPLPPLPPLDHSARSSSSSGAAALADSPCLDGEQDATTTFCMLIPKMPQWKFSNSLLSRSPSNSSSSSGSSKDSGKAAAPQTSSSHSSSSHRHSGAAPAGGPVASLAAVLTSCDPVCVTPCSLQAMRGQRAVAAVNSANQGGHGFGATEAAAGPAGSSGSRSGMNRRTRVEGMWLGGEDFTQKGGFIHKPSQGWLHPDKKIAGPGASYVVRYMGCIEVLKSMRSLDFNTRTQVTREAINRLCDIVPGGKGAWRKKAQNKALQSVMGKSNLRFAGMSIAVNISIDGLSLLIPTTRQVIAHHPMQSISFASGGDTDTPDYVAYVAKDPVNQRACHILECSDGLAQGVISTIGQAFELQFKQYLHSPPKTMASAERCARTEEAMWAEDEDFSQHDYYNSIPGKEPPVGGLVDSRLRPTGALLGHIHTQPQSKTAAQTGSPGRREQASYPPGQLCYELHWDTETTGSSGLTSDGYLCADGQPPGSRDYEEHQYVNTQSLENLDVLAQGPNGHRGSRAPESPKKDLFDMRPFEDALKLHEACGGPAAGAGVRVLEDQWPSPPRRRAPVAPNEDQLRRETWYHSRMSRRDAEKLLVRDGDFLVRESTTNPGQYVLTGMHCGLPKHLLLVDPEGVVRTKDMLFESISHLIAYHLKNELPIVAAESELHLKQVVRRKQ
- the shc2 gene encoding SHC-transforming protein 2 isoform X2, which encodes MSGKVVATPVVSSSVTSLPLPPLPPLDHSARSSSSSGAAALADSPCLDGEQDATTTFCMLIPKMPQWKFSNSLLSRSPSNSSSSSGSSKDSGKAAAPQTSSSHSSSSHRHSGAAPAGGPVASLAAVLTSCDPVCVTPCSLQAMRGQRAVAAVNSANQGGHGFGATEAAAGPAGSSGSRSGMNRRTRVEGMWLGGEDFTQKGGFIHKPSQGWLHPDKKIAGPGASYVVRYMGCIEVLKSMRSLDFNTRTQVTREAINRLCDIVPGGKGAWRKKAQNKALQSVMGKSNLRFAGMSIAVNISIDGLSLLIPTTRQVIAHHPMQSISFASGGDTDTPDYVAYVAKDPVNQRACHILECSDGLAQGVISTIGQAFELQFKQYLHSPPKTMASAERCARTEEAMWAEDEDFSQHDYYNSIPGKEPPVGGLVDSRLRPTGALLGHIHTQPQSKTAAQTGSPGRREQASYPPGQLCYELHWDTETTGSSGLTSDGYLCADGQPPGSRDYEEHQYVNTQSLENLDVLAQGPNGHRGSRAPESPKKDLFDMRPFEDALKLHEACGGPAAGAGVRVLEDQWPSPPRRRAPVAPNEDQLRRETWYHSRMSRRDAEKLLVRDGDFLVRESTTNPGQYVLTGMHCGLPKHLLLVDPEGVVRTKDMLFESISHLIAYHLKNELPIVAAESELHLKQVVRRKQ